The sequence ccggtgctccagtatattatacaggagccagcaaagtataccggtccagcatactATGCTGGAGTTGATACACAGGTGAACTatagtatattatgctagaccggtctctgttgcagcaaaatagtggctatttttcattgacttggtaaagaatgactatttttgaatgatcagtccgaaaactgactataTCATGCTATTTTTACTATTAGAGCCCCCACTAAATCTGGATTTATGCCGAAAAGTCCTATATTAATAAGTAAAGCGTCTTCTAACAAAGACAATTTTATACCCAAACATCAAACCCAAACCTATGATTAAGAACGCAGGAAAGGATTCGCATCTCTATTATATTTACCTACCATTAGAGGAGTGGATATCTACTTCACCATGATGGGTTCTCTTCCTTTCACGGTTCTTTCTACGGATTTGCGTCTCTCCTTGTTTGTTGAACTTTTCCATTGATCTGTTACTAATTTGCTACATGTCTCTCTCAAGAATATTGAATTCTACTCCTGGATGAGGTAGAATTTTCTTTTCCCTAAGGGCTGTTCCAAATTCAAAGACCATAAAAAAATACACATatttggctattatttttacaacggctatatagtgtcatttttccaaattctaaactaaaaatcttaactttagGACAATTCATGACATTTTTAACCTGAAAATTCGAACTAAAAAATTGAAATTCAAAACGCATTGACTAATTCTTAAATAACAGCCCTTTAGAGTTGCTACCTGATGTCATTTCTACTGATacttttttatatttagaaataatttaactctACACTTTCCACTGAGCCCTTAATAACATTATTTTATAGCCATATAAATGTCATAATATGCATATTTAAAATCCAAGTTCCattatatttctttcttaaacttgTGCATAATCGAACACCTTCACATGGCATGAGATGGAGGGTGTATGCTCTTCGTTAGTATAGAGGTAGATTCAGATGGGTTACACACTCTGTGCTCCTTTATATGGGTCATTCAAAACTCTTGAGACTTAACTAATTTTTACAACCTAATCAAGAAAAATATGCTACCTCTGCATCTCTATAAATCGATCAAGACTAGAAATAAAGAGGACTAATATATACATTGCATCTACTCTGAATCTACAGAAATGGTGTCATCAGCAGGAAACTTGCGGAAACGAGCAAATACCCGGGAATATGGCAATTGTCTACTAGTTGGAACTATTGACCTCTTTCGTCTCGAGGTAAATCCTTGCCCAGAAATTGCCTGAGACAACTCGTCCATATTCTTTTTCTCCCCGTCCCTGCTACTTTCGTCAGCGAACCTGTAACATGAGAAGGAAATGAACCCTGATTTTATAAAGGCGGGTCAATATGCATCCCGTACTtctaaaagaaagagaaaactttGAAGGGACTTTTATTAGTGGTAGAACTTATTGTCTAATAGATTATTCTAAGGCCATCGTGCGTAGATAGATTACAGTCCCTTTCTCTTTAAAAATCACGATTCAATGAAAACTACAGAAATATCTTAATCTGAAATTGATGTGGAACTCAACAGCATAGGAAGGGGAAAGTTAAGGAGGACAGTGAGCATTATAGTCTTCTAccattttctcttcttttgtttttcttatgcCTTCTACTTTCATCCACCTCATTGACTGCTAGGCCACAACTTTGAGCAAATGTATcttttttgttttagtttcaaTTCCAAAAGCAtgattaaagaaaatcaaaaggaaGAAACTATTCATTTTATAATCAACTACACTTTCTTCCTCAAATAATTCTACTGAAATGAAGCTCATCGTAGAAAAGGTAAATAGTGCAAGTATGAGATCGCAATGACTTGACTCCAACTACAATCACAATAGATCATAGCAAGAACCATGAAATATTCAGTAAAAGGAAATGAATCCTTACTGTTCACGGATGATCTTAAATGCTTCTTTAGTTGCATAAGGAAGCCCAGTCTTTGGGTCACGATACCTGAACATTTCAATGATGAAAATAACACTTAATAGTACAATAAAGATCCAAATTAAAACTATTACTTATATAAAGACAGATATGTCATAGAGAGATGACAATACATCAACTAGAGCATCACACAAAGAGGGTCATGTACATATCTGTAATCTCTCTGCACTTTTTTGGCATTAAACAAGCGAAGCTTACAGAAACACAGACCAATTATACGAGAGAGCAAAGTATAGAGCTCCAATTTTAGATTCTGCACGTctctgtgtatgtgtgtgtatgtgagagagagagagagggggggtgAGAGAGAATCAAGGTAAGAAGAAACAAGGAAGCTGCAAAAAAATAGGAGACgttcaaaagaacaaaaataaaggtGTACCCCGTTCATCGTGTACCATTACAGGAGAGATGACAGTTTGGGAGACAAACAAAAGGGATTAAGCCAGAACAGGATAGAACTACAAGTTGTTTTAATGGGAACTTTGCAGCAGGACTGTAGCAGAGAGTTTGAAGACTAACGTACATGTATACTTCGAATCTTTTTGGTAAAAGAGTGGGATATTAGTTTATATAGAAACAATACATTTctagagtgtgtgtgtgtgtgtgtgtataacgGTAAAtgattagtatatatatattgccAAAATGGTAAGAAATGTTGGTTGCTGCCAAGTTAAATGAGATAGAGGAATATTCATCTAGACTGAGAGAAGAAGCTTTCTAAGCAAGATAGAATGACATGATCCTGGATAGCACGGAGCATCTTATGGATCCCGAACAGTCAAAAGGACCATTGACTCCTAAGAACAACAGCATTGCTTGGAAGAGGCCGAAATGAAGCTGCTGGATGGTGAACTGCGCCGTGATGGTTTAGTATGACGTGCTGGAAGTGCCGAGGTTGGATATGTCACACAGAGACACGAGAAGACAAGTGGGCTGGAAATTACAACTTAGTGTGACGCGCTGAGCTTAAAGAATTGATCTAGTGCGCCAAGCTTGCCTGAGGAATTGAGAGAATTTTACTTTGggcaattttattttttctcagGCATACGTAATAGATATATCTATAGTTGAACTCATTTTTGAAAGTAGTTTGGCATATTTTGAGGTTGATCAAGATCTTTGTGATGTTGGAGACTTTCTCATTCGGATTGAGCTTTGAAATTACTTTCAAGCTTTGAGTCTTGATGgtaattctttctttaaatcttTATATCTTTGGTTCTTGTTTGTTGTTCTTTGGGATGAATGATTCCATATATGATTAGTTATCATAGACGTTCAGTTAGGGTATGAGATTCTTTATGTTCTTCACTTCATGGGGAATttatagtttttttattttatgaatcaATTCTTTTAATTATTCCACTTGCGTGTATCCCGAATGGTATCAGTTGGTATCAAAACTTTGCTCAAGCTTATTCTATAAAACTCAGTTCCTTAGCTCTTGTGTTAATTCAAAAGTCAAAATTTTTAATCTATTTTGATTATTGTTCTTATTTTAGATTTGAGAAGAACTATCggtaaaaacacacaaaaaaaaaattgtttgatTGTTGGATAGTTTGAAGTTTTGCATTGTATGGGTAAATTGAGATCCTCTGTTGTTGGTTTAACATTTGAGATTCTTGCTAAGAATGACCTAGTGCTAGTTCAACATTAAAATGTTCTTAATATTTGAATTCAATTACCATTCGTTCCAATTCCTTTGTGTCTTCTTGTTTATTTCGTGGAATTTCATTGATTCGAGTCTGTTAGCTAAGTGGTCCTTCTTTGTTTACATCAATTCCTTTCTAGAAAATTGCCTCAGGAAATTCAGTCACCTGTTGGTGATTTCAATGAGTTGAAACAAACTTTGAGGATTCCCATGGAGTGGAAAAATGCTCTAGTGCATGGGATTATTAGAATGGAAAAAGCCATTAAAGAACGAAAATgaggattattatattattaatttatttatttttggtaaGGTACTTTCGCTATATTGTTTTTGAGAAGTCAAAATCAGGTGTTAAAGATGACTCAAGTGAAGCTAAGACTACAAAGCAGATTGGGGATACCAATGCCTTGCTGCACACACTTGCACAGCAAATTAATAACATGCAATAGCAGTTTCAAAAAGTGTGCAGTGATCTCGCCAATATGAACCAGAGAATAGATCAAAATGAGGAGTGAATTGATAATATTGAGAGGAGAGATCATTCAGTACCACTACCCATTCCACCTCAAGCTGTGAGGAGGAATAGAGCATCAATCCAAGTACAATCATAGAATGATCCTTTGATGACATTGACGATGATTTTCCAGATATGTAGAGTATGGAAGACAAGGTTTGTGTGTGTGGGTGGGTGTGtgggtgtggggggggggggggtagatgAGGCGATAGGTATGACAAGGAAGCTGGTACTAGACAGTGGTATACCAGCTTGCAGTTTTTGGATAATTTGGTAAGGAAAAGAATCAGAGATGTTTGAGGGGAAAAAAGAGCTTAACAAAGTATCAGATACAGATGTTCGTATTTTTTTAGCTTTTTGGAGAAGCATGTTAAATGCATATGACGTAGATGCTTTGCCAAATTTCCTAGTTCCTTCATATTACAAGAGGAGTTTGAGTTTTTGTATTATAGATACTGGGAGCCTTTCATGGAATGAATCTTTACTTTTCAAAAAAGCAGGTTAGAAATATAAGTTTTAATGATGATTGCTAGAATTCAGACACTTAATAAAAACAAATATCAGTAAGAGAATGTGGAAATAACATGTTACCGTGCTGGCAATCCAGTAACTGCACAAACTGCCTTCTCGGGGTCTGTAAAGATGAAACCAGTCAATAATCATAAGCTGTCAGTCGTATGGAACACGTGAAAGAACTAAACTGCAAAAATGATAAGACTTCAACAATATTAGAAGCTCATATAGTTGCTcgaaaaagaagcaaaaatagtgTACTTATGCTCCAGAAAGCTAGTCTAAGATAACTAATGTAACCACCAGTTCCTCTTTCATCAAGGCTTTGTTTCCCCATTACTTGAATATAGATTTATGAGGGAAAATAACTAAAGCTAATGTTCAGGAAACTTGGAAAATAGAGCAAACAAGGTGACCTTCACCTAACTGCTGACATGAGTGGTAATTAGCTATCAGTGCACACTTTTGGTATTTGATTTATTCAAACCTCATAcagataataagcaagataagtGCTCAAACTCGAAAGAAATGTACTAAAATCGTCATCTCTTAACCAAAAACATTcctactttttcttttaatttagacTTGCTGACAACTAAGACTTCACAAAGTTCATAGTTCATACAGTTTTGACTGTGAAGAGAAAATAAGAACAAGTTTCATTAGAGAAGTTAGAGCTAGGAAAGTTTCTACTTTAAAAACTTTGACTTGAACCAACGACTCCTTTCCCTCCACTTATATTATCAGATGAAAAAAGCATAACATTTACTCATAAGGCTTTCATACAGCAAAACATCTTCCTAATACCAATCAGAGAGACTTCATGTGGCCACAGTATAGTTTTCTACGAGAAATGTTGCAAATTAGGGACCGTACAAAGTATTAGATGATAATCTGATGCTCAGTTAGAAGGTTCAGGACAGCAAGATACATTCATTGATATCATATGAACAATATGCTTTATGTGCATTCTGAAGGATTATATGTTTCCATAAATTCCATAAACACAGGGTAATTAGACCCTTAAAATTAGTTCCACTTGGGCAAGCACATAggtaacaataataacaactagGTAACCAGAAAGCTAACAGCAAGCAGTTACAGAACATTTACCTAAGAAAATCAGGTTTTTATCATAATGGAATAAATTGTGATAAATAACATCTGAAAATACATTAGCAACATGGAATCACCCATATGCCTATGATGCTGATTGTTAGGGCTATGTAAACTTAGAGAGGAATGGAGTATATCAAGACTTGTAATTACATGGAGTGGAAGTTGTTGAAATCTGTGAATTGAAAGATGCTCCATTGACAAACTCTAGATAGGAAGAACCTGCAGAGAGCAAGACAACCTTAACATGCATGGTTCAGAATGATAGCAAACAACTGAGTTTTCAAATGAATATCCAACAGAAAAACATTTCAAGTGGAAGCAGCTATAGTATatgaattttttattatatagaGAAGAGAGTAAAGTTTTAGGGATCCTAAATTATGGTAAGGTACTTGCCATCTCTGGATAAGTATCGTATCTGAGGGCCAGTGTAAACTGCTTTATGCACAATGGCTTTTTTCTTGACTTCTTCTTCCCTTGCTAAAACACGCTCCAAATTCCTCAGATTCATGACCTCTGCAATTTTTTCCCAAGACAGGTTACATATAATTAGTGGAAAATGCACAGATAAGAACTGAAAGTAATTTTATTGAGTAAAGAAATGAATCCAAACCTGTTTGAGCTGCTTCAAGAAGCATCTCTTCTTGAGTCATCTTCTTTTCCTCaccttccttttttctttttataggcTGAAGAATCAGAAGCATAATCAGAAGATAGTGACACAAACCAAATAGTGgtagaaaataaaaacaaactcTAATTTCAGTGTCCAAGTAATGATTTCTGAAATCAAGAAAAACCAGCACGTGACACAGGATTACAAACTAAATTAACATACAAGAATAAAAGGGCTGTGTCCTAAGTCCAGAAAATAATTGATGTGTTGGAGCTAACAATCCCTCTTTTGTACCTTTTGATGTCTTTTAATAAAACatcttacttcatcaaaaaaaaaacaagaaataaaaagcgtgctatataaaaaattatagttaGTATTATTATGACAAATAGCATAGTACTGCAAGCACCAAACCTTCATTGTTGCCTGCAACGCTGCACGTATGGCTTCCCTTTCAGCTTGCTTTACAATGACAGCtgttcttgttgatttcctaattgttctttcttcttcaatATCGTCATGAGTATCATGATGTTCAGAAGGAGTGGACGGATCTGGATCTGGAGCTTTTTCATTTTCTTGGGTTGCCTTTTCTGACTTGGTaaggtttttctttttctttttcttctttgcagATGGTTTTCCTGGAAAAATCAATCGCTTTTTGGTCCGTGTCCTGCCATAGAAAAGAGAAGAGTTATAATCTAATGACTGTTCATATGAAACAAAAACAACACTTCCCATCAACTTGAATGTGTGAAACCTGTCATCTggttcattttctccttcttcatCAGGCTCGGGTTCCTGAGACCAACAATAGGTTACTCATTTTCAACAGAGGTCACACGACAACAGAATTATCCATATAAACATAACCTTCCAAACTACAGCTGCTAGTTCACTTGACCAAGCAGTCACTAAAATCTGTGTAATGAAAAGGTCAGTGATGAGAAATGGAACACTCTGGACTTACATCTTCATCAAAGTCACTATCGAAAACATCAATAGCTTCCCCTTCCTCTTCATATTCTATGTCATTCTCTTCCTGAGATGCATCCAAGCAAAAGCTCATTAAATTCAATTAGCAAATTGGCCAAACAAGCAGAAACCAAGTAGTTTATGGAAGTTGCATGGCTCTTGATTGCCAAACCAATTAAGAACTTAAAACTTGCACGCCCGATATCCAACCATGGATCAGAGATGTCAAGACCTAAGATTTGAGTCAAAAATTGCACTTCAATTGGTGCTGCAGGGCATAATGGAGGCTGCAGTTACTataattatcattattattttaagaaaagtAGAGTACAGAGGCTGCAGTTATTCCAGAGAAACAAACTTTCCGTTGTTATATTCTTTCTAGAAGCACAATTAAACCTATACCTTAGAAAATTCAGTTTTCATCATATTTCTTTTCCTGCTCTATTGCTATTTTTTGACTTGCCAGAGAAAGCAAAGATATGTAAATCTCTAAAAGCCAGTAGCAGTTGCACTTCACTCTGCCTCTAGTATTCCCAATAAACACGCATTGGATACTATCGCTTTTGGTTTCTTAGTTCTCAAACCACCCGATAATCCATTTCATTGATTCGTAAATGTGATCATTTTGAGCCTTACAACGAGTTGGATAGGCATGTTCTATGGAAACAAGAAGGGACCCCCAAATGGAAAAACCTCCGGGATAACTAAGAATTTGTTTTTAATGACAATGATGTCAGGGTCAGCTTGCACGCAGCTCGACTATTCCACCAAGGACCTGATATCTCTCACCAGGAGATGTACCGGGCAACTCTACCGATCAAGACTTAGATGGAAATGAAATCACCTAAGTAGTATTTTCTTGCCTCTTTGGGGATTTGAACCTAACACCTCATAGTTCTTATTCCACTTCGTTGAACACTACACCATACCCTTGGGTgctaaaaaaaattatctttttcaTAAAGTTATAATAAATACCTTGTACACACAAACATTAAGCATAAGCTGCTACCTACTGGCTATAATTTGAAAGAGAGACACAATAAATGTACTAACATGTTAGTGAAACAACAGATACCTACATCCTTAAGAGCTTCCTGATTCCAGAAAAGTTCATCCTCTTCTAATTCGTCATCCAACAATTTGGTCATCCTGTAACATAAATCCCATTTGAACAGGCAAATAAACTTAATTACActctaattttagaaaaaataaacacaacaaacactcccaaaaaagataaaaaaaaaattgaaattgggATTCTTGATTTACCGTTTGCCTCTGGTAGCTCGAGAAGAACGATCGAGAAAAACAGCATTCTCCTCCTTATTGCTCTCCTCCATATTTGTGTTTCTTCGAATAAATTTGCTGGTGCGGATTTCAGAATCTTGCTTTTGGTTATCAAGTCAAAACCTTTACAGACACTTTGTCGAACAATTGGTGTTCGTTAAGCTATCAGATTCACAAGTAGCGGAGAAACTGCAATTtccctctctttccttttttttattcgGGCAACGAAGCGTTCAAAATCAAATGCACTTGGTATTTGCCTCTCGAGGTTGTTTGGGGCTTATActtaatttttagtttatgtagAGCAAGTTTGGAAAGCCACCTTGGAAATGGATTTGGCTGTAATTGAATATAATTAcataatttaatatatttatttggcCAACTAATTACTTGGTCATCATGAAATGGGAGCATGAAATTGGGTGTAATTACAATCTCCAATTCTCAAGGGGAGGTGAGAATTGGTGGTAATTACTAGGGCTGTTCACGGTTTGACAGAAAACCGATCCAAACTGAAAATCGAACCAGATCGATTAAGTAAACCGATATTTttcttgatttggattggttttggttttaaattttaaaaaccgataatatttggtttggttttagttCAATTATAAAAAACCGAAAAAATCGAATCGAACCgattaattatataaaaatattaataattattgATATATGATATAATATCTTTTCGTAAATACTTTAtgcattttaattattattttgaattttgatttatcCTACTTATATCTTAAAAGATTACCTAAGCCCAAAAGAATAGGAATCggtcaattttcttttccttaatagAATCTAATTCTCTAACCTGCACACATACTTTTTCCTAATAaaagagttagaaaaaaaaatgtATGACGTGAGTAAAGAAAGCAAACTCAAATAGCAAGACTATAGTAGCTAAAGCTTGAGAAAGTAAACGTTTAGTttgttttttgttcattttttcgTATAAACAGGTAAATAAACCTTCAGTTccgaaataaatatataaaaaagcaTAAATTTAGCAAATTATTTTCAGATTGTTGTCTAGTGTTATTTTACTATTATCGACTCATCATTAGCTTACTAGGaaccgaaccaaaccaaaccaaaccaacaacaacCGAACTGATGGTTTGTATGTAATTTGGTTTGGgtttggttttaaaattttaaaaaccgattaaattggtttggttttggttttaatcaaaaaccGGCCAAATCGAACCGTGAACACCCCTAGTAATTACACTGTCTAATTACAAGGTTgccttttagtttctttttttaaaatttattttctttataaattttatttctattattttaattttttaatttcttttgaaattttaaaatatatttttctttgtacactatttatcttttatttctctacctttacttcttgtgattcaatgtaattgcttatattttattttttatttattttattattctattttttgaaactacacctcctaatattataaataatgagtcattaacaaacttGACATATAATGAGTGATGCAATTAAAGTGAATTTTCATTGTTTAATGTGGTTATaaacttattattttttctaatctTAAGTTATAGTGGAACTTACTgttattatgttggaatttgacatatgctaaacaactatttttttgaattttaaaattgtgTTATATTTATGGTTCTAATTTGCTTGTTTTAGTAGTATTGGTTCAGATTGCATGTTGTTtattttttagttagaattgatagattagttttgtcaaacatttgaataatgttatgacattatatttataaatattaatttattttatcaaacatgaattccatgatgttcttacaaaacatatatttttagtttttgtaagtaattaaattaaatattatatatatgtacacgtacattatttttacagtataaatattattaatttaaaaaatatatataaattatttttacaatattagttataaatatatgattactaattaatgtatattcacgaaaaaatatacatcttaaataccaaatataatatcatttatacttataaaactttataggcatatatttattatattaacttttaagttttgataattattttatttaaaatttaatctaactgtgtaattacacttgtgcaaccaaacagtaTACTTGTAATTACATTGTAATTATACTATGACAAACAAACATGTCGTCGTAATTATACAACTGTACTACCCTAGTAATTACACCAATTCTAATTACCtggtggctttccaaacagacCCTTATGGGTTTGGTAAATATCCAAAGTAATTATAAGCCAAGTGTTTATAAGCTAAAATCATAGCTTTTAGCTTATAAGTACTTTTAGTTTGACTAAGGTTTTTAttagtttatccttaataatattttttaattcataaaatattttttccaaaataaaattttctaacTTTATTCTGATTCCATATTCGTTGTGCATTTTGTTCTTTACAAAAaaaactttttaatttataatcttttgtaaagtctttaaggatattttagtcattttaacaaaaaaattactTATCTATTTTTTTCCTACCAAACACATCAACTAGTAGTTTCAGCATGTCTATCCAAACATATAAATgcttatataaaaaaataagtttcagcacttaaaagtttTCCAGCACTTTAAGCTTATCAGTTATttacaatcagctaatccaaacggacTCTTAGTTGACCACTTTAtcaataattttctttaattaatgtATTTATTCTATTCATACAGAATCCAATATACTTGggttttttttcacttttagcccgagccaaaaattatttatatttggtagcctaaaaatatatataaaatttatatatgctttatatataacatacaaaatgtatatatattttccgGCTATTACTTTTAGAGAGGCTATACAGTTTCATTTTCCCAATATACTAGATGCTcgttaataaaaaaaaagttatgcTTAACCAATTGATTTGCCACTTGACggaattgaaaataaaatgagagaattTTAAATCGTAAATATTATTTGACTTGTGTCAAAGTTTTTGATGaaatattttcagtatttttgcCACCTTTTTGTAGttgaatttcataaatttttccGTCTTACCATATAAATTATAATGTTTCTATAAAAATATCATGTACTTACAATGCCAAAGTGAAAAAGTAAAAATGTCACTTCAACTTCGAGAACTATCCCATAAGCTAAAAATTTGCTTAAAACATAATTAtcactattaaaaataaaaagtttaaaatttgaacttaTATTGGTTATATTGGAATTTGAGAAGAAGTCAAATATTTCTAAATTCATCATACAAATTTAAATACAGAGTTGAAATTTCAATATTTCACTCTTAAAATCTATATCAATCAcactaaaatcatttttcaaaattgatactccctccgtttcacttgatgtgaactcatttgactgggcacggagcttaagaaaagagagaaaacttttgaacttgtagtgTAAATGAGGCACATaaattttgtgtggctataatgcataaaggtaaattgttttcaaataaggaaatgggtcattcttttttgcacgaaccaaaaaggaaataggttcacataaattaaaacgaagGGAGTATGTGTTATAAAATAATGaatgtaaagtaaagacaagtatagagagaaaccgatatattattcgaattcaaactgatgtacataatgaactgaaatcttttctatttatagaagaaaggaagctgttgtactgcaagctgctactacaagatgttgtgtaagttgctactataccagatatggataatcttctactgagagcaatatttatctaTAACGAAGTACTGAATGGATAAACTCAttgtacccggtatggataatcttctaccggaaataatgtttatccataacagagtatcgaaaggataagtttattatacccggtatgaataatcttctattgggataatatttatccataaccgggtaccgaagtgataagcttctttaggaagcttatttccaatagagtactaaatagataaacatatttacggcggattcccatatggataagcttcttcaggaagcttatttacaacagagtactaaatgaacattca is a genomic window of Nicotiana tabacum cultivar K326 chromosome 16, ASM71507v2, whole genome shotgun sequence containing:
- the LOC107782137 gene encoding SWR1 complex subunit 2, whose protein sequence is MEESNKEENAVFLDRSSRATRGKRMTKLLDDELEEDELFWNQEALKDEENDIEYEEEGEAIDVFDSDFDEDEPEPDEEGENEPDDRTRTKKRLIFPGKPSAKKKKKKKNLTKSEKATQENEKAPDPDPSTPSEHHDTHDDIEEERTIRKSTRTAVIVKQAEREAIRAALQATMKPIKRKKEGEEKKMTQEEMLLEAAQTEVMNLRNLERVLAREEEVKKKAIVHKAVYTGPQIRYLSRDGSSYLEFVNGASFNSQISTTSTPYPEKAVCAVTGLPARYRDPKTGLPYATKEAFKIIREQFADESSRDGEKKNMDELSQAISGQGFTSRRKRSIVPTSRQLPYSRVFARFRKFPADDTISVDSE